One window of the Caminibacter pacificus genome contains the following:
- a CDS encoding flagellar assembly protein A, translated as MGIFDFLKKEENKEEFSEIILKTENVPQTLLDISKKYDLPLSNLDFELLSYKTFVKMGDTDFVEADSETLKLIEHENFLIDEHNEIKQSYEIKVKKYRFEDDFEIIGEMKTNKNLTKAEFVILKSSKLNIKNLKEKLIDEFNKKKLKNSLLINLCDKNMKEDINKLVSLVLIEEGLSQDFKIELCKCIDPKPTIQGRVEYTYKKHKKEHENLYIYPIKKGETIIEIIKPKPGTNGRNCKGEIIKAEPLLEFTIPDIAFDEKTIKKEENEERIVFVSLKDGYVVKEDDKFEIKDQLELRQVNIKTGNIKGADESDVKMKINESDVLKEAVADGMVVESKELIIKGNVGNKSKVKAKTLKIEGQTHQNSKILAIEAEINVHKGYLKAKNVTINSLESGRIVADKVYVKRALGGEIVAKEIEIDMLLSHVKMYALKKIKVNVLKGEENLFCISPKKVLKDTDIKKLETELEEVRRDIRRVKEEALKIKKILLENKRGYLELKKTYEENKKRGVKNSPALITKLKKYQEINKKYLKFNEKIMNLKLKEEEILETIDNIQNALYNAKIINCSAWTPYNRIEFELLEPPVTLKYDTKDDGYCGFKLRFFEFPKIVKIKVDNDCGS; from the coding sequence GTGGGGATATTCGATTTTTTAAAAAAAGAGGAAAACAAAGAGGAATTTAGCGAAATTATCCTAAAAACGGAAAATGTCCCGCAAACCCTCCTTGATATTTCGAAAAAATACGACTTACCGCTATCAAATCTTGATTTCGAGCTTCTGAGTTACAAGACGTTTGTAAAAATGGGGGATACCGATTTTGTAGAGGCCGATAGCGAAACTTTAAAACTCATAGAGCATGAAAATTTTTTAATAGACGAGCACAACGAGATAAAACAGAGTTACGAAATAAAAGTAAAAAAGTACCGCTTTGAAGATGATTTCGAAATAATCGGAGAGATGAAAACGAATAAAAACCTTACAAAAGCGGAGTTTGTCATTCTTAAGAGTTCAAAACTCAATATAAAAAATCTAAAAGAGAAATTAATAGACGAATTTAATAAAAAGAAACTCAAAAATTCCCTTCTTATTAATTTATGCGATAAAAATATGAAAGAAGATATAAACAAACTCGTATCTTTAGTGCTGATAGAAGAGGGGTTGTCTCAAGATTTTAAAATAGAACTTTGCAAGTGCATCGATCCGAAACCGACAATTCAAGGACGAGTCGAATATACGTATAAAAAACACAAAAAAGAGCATGAAAACTTATATATTTATCCGATAAAAAAAGGTGAAACGATTATAGAAATAATAAAACCCAAACCCGGTACCAACGGTCGAAACTGCAAAGGCGAAATAATAAAAGCCGAGCCGCTTTTGGAATTTACTATTCCCGATATCGCTTTTGATGAAAAAACGATAAAAAAAGAGGAAAATGAAGAGAGGATAGTTTTTGTGAGTCTAAAAGACGGATATGTCGTAAAAGAAGACGATAAATTCGAAATAAAAGACCAGTTGGAGCTACGACAGGTCAATATAAAAACCGGAAATATAAAAGGTGCCGACGAGTCGGACGTAAAAATGAAAATAAACGAATCCGACGTTTTAAAAGAAGCGGTGGCGGACGGGATGGTCGTAGAAAGTAAAGAGCTTATTATAAAAGGAAACGTCGGCAATAAATCGAAAGTCAAAGCAAAAACTCTAAAAATAGAAGGTCAAACACACCAAAACAGCAAAATTTTGGCTATTGAAGCGGAAATTAACGTACATAAAGGATATCTAAAAGCCAAAAACGTTACTATTAATTCTCTTGAGAGCGGCAGAATTGTTGCTGATAAGGTGTATGTCAAAAGAGCTTTGGGCGGGGAGATAGTTGCAAAAGAGATAGAGATAGATATGTTGCTCTCACACGTAAAAATGTATGCTCTTAAAAAGATAAAAGTTAATGTGTTAAAAGGAGAGGAAAATCTTTTTTGCATATCACCAAAAAAAGTTTTAAAGGATACCGATATAAAAAAACTCGAAACCGAGCTTGAAGAGGTTAGAAGAGATATTCGAAGAGTAAAAGAAGAAGCGCTAAAAATTAAAAAAATTTTGCTTGAAAACAAAAGAGGATATTTGGAGCTAAAAAAAACATACGAAGAAAATAAAAAAAGAGGCGTAAAAAACTCTCCCGCATTAATTACAAAGCTAAAAAAATATCAAGAAATAAATAAAAAATATTTAAAATTTAATGAAAAAATAATGAATTTAAAACTAAAAGAAGAAGAAATTCTCGAAACTATTGATAATATTCAAAATGCTTTATATAATGCCAAAATAATAAATTGTTCGGCATGGACTCCATATAACCGAATCGAATTCGAACTTTTAGAACCGCCCGTAACTCTTAAATACGATACGAAAGACGACGGATATTGCGGTTTTAAGCTTAGATTTTTCGAATTTCCGAAAATTGTAAAAATAAAGGTTGATAATGATTGCGGCTCTTAG
- the ruvA gene encoding Holliday junction branch migration protein RuvA: MIAALRGKIFEKENGKILLDVNDVIYELNVSLITFSKASDGVYYITEIIKENEYSLYAFADKDEKKMFDSLIKLNGVGPKVALAICSTFTPSEFVEVINSNDINSLKKVPGIGPKSAKRILMEMGDFEVESVNPEINQAIMALENLGFKKADIIKAISGLSGSVEEIIKEALKRLH; this comes from the coding sequence ATGATTGCGGCTCTTAGAGGAAAGATTTTTGAAAAAGAAAATGGTAAAATTTTGCTTGATGTAAATGACGTAATATACGAACTAAACGTCTCTTTGATAACTTTTTCAAAAGCGAGTGACGGCGTATATTACATAACCGAAATAATAAAAGAAAACGAGTATTCATTATATGCATTCGCCGATAAAGACGAAAAAAAGATGTTTGATTCGCTTATTAAGCTAAACGGAGTGGGGCCGAAAGTCGCTCTTGCGATATGTTCGACTTTTACGCCCTCGGAATTTGTGGAGGTCATAAATTCAAACGATATAAATTCTTTAAAAAAAGTACCGGGAATAGGGCCGAAATCTGCAAAAAGAATCCTTATGGAAATGGGTGATTTTGAAGTTGAAAGCGTAAATCCGGAAATAAATCAGGCTATTATGGCTCTTGAAAATTTAGGCTTTAAAAAAGCCGATATCATAAAAGCTATCAGCGGTCTTAGCGGTAGTGTCGAAGAGATTATAAAAGAAGCGTTAAAAAGACTTCATTAA
- a CDS encoding D-alanine--D-alanine ligase, whose amino-acid sequence MKFLVIFGGSSFEHEISIVSAITLKDKIKKHSLEFLYVSPNREFYLIDKENMKSKYFASGEYKKAQKAEITKGGFKYQKGLLKKDYYVNFDVAINLIHGRDGEDGKIPGMLEFFGIKAITPNIEASVVSYNKLYTKMYAKEMGVDVIDYEVIDFPKTKFDFPIIIKPARLGSSIGVSVVRNQEEFDYAFDVAREFDDLILVEPFIEGINEYNLAGFLSSEGFVFSKVEKVNKKEYLDFEKKYMDFSRKETKLEEVDAEIEQKIKEAFEKIYNTTFKNALIRCDFFEKEGVVYLNEINPIPGSLANYLFDDFDEKLELLAKNVTLEKPINIDFAYINKIQMAKGK is encoded by the coding sequence ATGAAATTTTTGGTAATTTTCGGAGGAAGCAGCTTCGAGCATGAAATATCTATAGTTAGTGCGATTACTTTAAAAGACAAAATCAAAAAACACTCTCTTGAATTTTTGTATGTTTCTCCAAATAGAGAGTTTTATTTGATAGACAAAGAGAATATGAAAAGCAAATATTTTGCAAGCGGTGAATATAAAAAAGCTCAAAAAGCGGAAATAACAAAAGGCGGGTTTAAATATCAAAAAGGTTTGTTAAAGAAAGATTATTATGTTAACTTCGATGTAGCGATAAACCTCATCCATGGAAGAGACGGGGAAGACGGAAAAATCCCGGGAATGCTCGAATTTTTCGGTATCAAAGCCATAACACCTAATATCGAAGCGAGTGTGGTGAGTTATAATAAACTATACACAAAAATGTATGCAAAAGAAATGGGAGTCGATGTAATTGATTATGAAGTTATCGACTTTCCAAAGACAAAATTCGATTTTCCTATAATCATCAAACCGGCACGACTTGGAAGCAGTATCGGGGTTAGTGTCGTTAGAAACCAAGAAGAGTTTGATTACGCTTTTGATGTGGCAAGGGAATTTGATGATTTGATTTTGGTAGAGCCGTTTATAGAGGGTATAAACGAATATAATCTTGCGGGATTTTTGAGTAGTGAAGGGTTTGTTTTTTCAAAAGTGGAAAAAGTAAATAAAAAAGAGTATTTGGATTTTGAGAAAAAATATATGGATTTTTCAAGAAAAGAGACTAAACTTGAAGAAGTTGATGCTGAAATAGAGCAAAAAATAAAAGAGGCTTTTGAAAAAATTTATAACACTACATTCAAAAACGCTCTTATAAGATGTGATTTTTTTGAAAAAGAGGGAGTTGTGTATCTAAACGAAATAAATCCGATTCCCGGCAGTCTTGCAAATTATCTTTTTGATGATTTCGATGAAAAACTCGAACTTCTTGCAAAAAACGTAACTCTCGAAAAACCTATAAATATTGATTTTGCCTATATCAATAAAATTCAAATGGCAAAAGGAAAATAA
- a CDS encoding acylphosphatase yields MTYKFLISGKVQGVWYRKFVSENAKKAGFKGYVKNLDDGRVEAVANIENEERFKEFIDILKKGSPYSHVEHIEYQEIPEIEFRDFEIRY; encoded by the coding sequence ATGACCTATAAATTTTTGATTTCCGGAAAAGTCCAAGGCGTTTGGTATCGAAAATTCGTAAGCGAAAATGCAAAAAAAGCCGGGTTTAAAGGGTATGTCAAAAATTTAGACGACGGCAGAGTCGAGGCTGTTGCGAATATCGAAAACGAAGAGAGATTCAAAGAATTTATCGATATCCTAAAAAAAGGTTCGCCTTATTCTCACGTCGAGCATATAGAATATCAAGAAATTCCGGAAATTGAATTTAGAGATTTTGAAATAAGGTATTAA